The nucleotide window ATCTGCACGCCTTCCTTGGCTTCCACCGCCTGGTGCAGACCATCGCTCCAACGACGACCTGTCATCAGGCGTCCCGTGAATTCATCCACGATCACGATCTCACCCTGCTGCACCACATAGTGTTGGTCACGGTGGTACAGGTGGTTGGCACGCAGCGCTGCGTACAGATGGTGCATAAGCGTGATATTGGCTGGGTCGTACAAGGACGAGCCGGCAGGAATCAGGCCCAGTTCAGCGAAGATCTGCTCAGCGCTTTCATGCCCTTGCTCGGTCAGAAAGACCTGGTGGCTTTTTTCGTCCAGCGTGAAGTCACCGGGCTTGGTCACGCCCTCACCCGTGCGGGGGTCGGCTTCACCTTCTTGCTTCACCAGCTTGGGAATGGCCTTATTGATGGCGATGTACAAGTCGGTGTGGTCTTCGGCCTGACCGCTGATGATCAGGGGCGTGCGCGCCTCGTCGATCAGGATCGAGTCAACCTCATCGACGATCGCGAAGTTCAGTCCGCGTTGCACACGGTCTGCCACCTCGTACACCATGTTGTCGCGCAGATAGTCAAAACCGTATTCATTATTGGTGCCATAGGTGATGTCGGCGTTGTAGGCAGCTTGCTTGTCTTCTCGCGGTGCTTGTGGCAAATTGATACCCACGGTCAAACCGAGGAAGTTGTACAAACGCCCCATCCACTGCGCATCGCGGCTGGCCAGGTAATCATTGACGGTAACAACGTGCACACCCTTTCCGGTCAGGGCATTCAGGTACACGGGCAATGTCGCGGTCAGGGTCTTGCCCTCTCCGGTACGCATCTCGGAAATCTTGCCGTTGTGCAAGGATATGCCACCCAACAACTGCACATCAAAGTGGCGCATCTTCATGACACGCTTGGAGCCCTCGCGCACCACCGCAAACGCTTCGGGCAAGATTGCATCCAGCGTTTCACCCTTGGCAACACGCTCCTTGAACTCCTGCGTCTTGGCGCGCAAACCGTCATCGGTCAACTGCTCAAACTGGGGTTCCAGGGCGTTGATGCGCGCAACGGCTGTACGGTACTGTTTCAGCAGGCGGTCATTGCGACTGCCAAAGATTTTGGTAAGGATATTGATGGCCATGCAAGCAAGACTGGCCTGGCCCCCACTATCGGGGAACAGAACAGCGCAGTCCTTTTTCTAATCAGGGTGAAATGGGGCCGCTTCAGGGAAACACAAGCCGTGAAGCCCATGTGTCCATGCTGAACCAACCAAACCACTGATTTTAGCGTTGCGCGGCGGGCTGTCCGGCCGATGCGGCCATTTGGGGAACGGGCGCCGAAGTTACAGCAGGGGTGACCTTTGCGACCTGAGGTGCGGATGGGAGGTTGCGCCCCGCGTTGAGGAACTTCTGGGGATCCTGAGGCACCCCTTGCACCAGAACCTCGAAATGCAAATGCGGGCCAGTGGAACGCCCGGTGGTACCCACTTCCGCAATCTTCTGGCCCCGCTTGATCAGATCGCCCTTTTTGACAAACACCCGCGAGGTGTGGGCGTAACGGGAAATCAGGTCATTGCCATGGTCGATTTCAATCATATTGCCGTATTGGGGGTGGAACTCCTGGGTCACCACCACACCGCCAGCTGCAGAAAAAATCGCGGTACCCGTATCTGCCGGAAAATCCAGCCCGGTATGCAAAGCAGACTTTCCGGTAATCGGATCAATGCGCCAGCCAAAGACAGACCCCAGATTGCCGCCTTGCACCGGCAATTGGGTGGGCACCATCATTTTCTTGATTTTCTGCTCGAAGAGGCGCGACTCCATAACCGTCATCAGATCGGCCCGTTGTCCGGCCAGTTCATCGAGGTCGTTCAGCGTGGCTTGCAGCTCTTCCATGCTCAGGTCACGTCCCGACACCAAGGCACCGCCTTGTCCTGGTTTGATCTTGATATCTGCGGGGTTGATGCCGGCCAAACCGGAAACCCGTTCGCCCAAAGACTCCAGTTGCAGCATCTTGGCCTGCATCTCGCCAAGCTTCTTGGCCATGACTTCGATGTTTTCGCGCATGAAGCGGTCACGCTGGGCAAACTCATCCTTGACCACCAGCTTGACCAGAGAACCAATGATGGGCCAGCCTTCGCGTGCGCCTTTGAGGAAAACCCAGTGGTACATGCCCAGCGACACCAGCATCAGTACCAAAGACAAGCCCAACAGGGCCGCAACCAGTTTGGTGCCACTTAAGTGGAAGGCCCTGCTCTTCGCGAGCCAGGCATCCGTGATAATCAACTGCATCGCATTCACCTTTCACGTCTCTTGGGCCATGAACCGCCGCAACCACGCCATCACGCTGTTACAGGCCACACAAGAATCGCCTACGTTGGCGCGCTTGGCTGAGCTTGCCACAGACTCTTCGGCGCGCCTCAAAGCAGTGGAGACCCTTATCCCCAGCAGCCTGCGCAAGGCCGTCAAGGCCGGTCCTATCGAGGGTGGCGTCTGGTGCCTGATTCTGGACAACAACGCCGTTGCAGCCAAAATCCGCCAACTCCTGCCCTCCATGGAATCGCATCTACGCTCCAAGGGATGGGAGGTTAGCGCAATTCGGCTTAAGGTTCAAATGTCGCACAGCGCCGGTTAAGAAGACGCTGGGGACGGAAAAATGGTGCCGCTTGTCGGATTCGAACTGACGACCTACCGCTTACAAGGCGGTTGCTCTACCAACTGAGCTAAAGCGGCACGGGCTGGATTCTACCTCAGCAAAAGCTCACTTTATGCGAGTGAGCGAAGGTCGTGCTCCGCTGGGAGGGCGTGGTGTGTCTGGCCCATTGTCTTCAGCGGGCGTTTCCACACTGGTCAACACCGTCACCTTGGCTTCACTGGCCGGTGTTTCTTCAGGTGCGTCGCCCGATGTCGCCAGCATGGGAAAGGCCATTCCCTGGCCGTTCTCACGCGCATAGATAGCCAGCACCCGGTCCACGGGCACCAGAATATCCCGCGCCACGCCACCGAAGCGCCCTTTGAACTCGATGAAATCATTGCCCAGTTGCAATGCGCTGGTCGCATCGAAACTGATGTTGAGCACGATTTCACCGTCCTTCACATACTCATTGGGCACACGCACCCGCTCATCCACCAGAACGGCGATGAACGGCGTGAACCCGTTGTCGGTGCACCATTCGTACAACGCACGAATGAGATAGGGGCGCGTAGAGCTGGAATCTTTGGCGTCAATCATGGCAACAACAGGGCTTACTTGCGCATGACCTTTTCGGAAGGCGTCAGCGCTTCAATGTAGGCAGGGCGCGAGAAGATGCGTTCTGCATATTTGAGCAGCGGAGCAGCGTTCTTGCTCAGATCGATGCCGTAGTAGTCCAGGCGCCACAGCAGAGGGGCAATCGCCACATCCAGCATGGAGAAGTTGTCGCCCAGCATGTACTTGTTCTTGAGGAACACAGGGGCCAATTGTGTCAAACGATCACGGATGTGTGAACGGGCTTTTTCCAGCGCCTTCTCGTTGCCCTTGGAAGCACGGGCTTCGAGCGTGGATACGTGGACAAACAGCTCCTTCTCGAAATTCAGCAGGAACAGGCGTACACGGGCGCGGTCGACCGGGTCACCGGGCATCAATTGGGGATGCGGGAAACGCTCGTCGATGTACTCGTTGATGATGTTGGATTCGTACAGAATCAAGTCGCGCTCGACCAGAATCGGCACTTGCCCGTAAGGGTTCATCACGCTGATGTCTTCGGGCTTGTTGTACAGGTCCACATCACGGATTTCGAAGTCCATGCCCTTTTCAAAGAGCACAAAGCGGCAGCGGTGGGAAAAAGGGCAGGTTGTTCCTGAATACAGCACCATCATGGCGGGAGACTCCTAAAAAATGAAAAAGAGTGGGTCGCCTTGGCAAACCCACTCTGACACCATCACGCAAGGCCTTTACGACCCGTGCGACAGCACGCGACTTACTTGACGTCTTTCCAGAACGCCGCATTCAGGCGCCACGCAAACAGCGTCAGCACCGAGAGGAACAACAACACCCACACACCCACGCGAACACGGGTGTTCTGTGCGGGCTCACCCATCCACTGCAAGTAATTCACCAGATCACCCACAGCCTGGTCGTATTGGGTGGGTGTCATCGTGCCGGGTGTCACTTGTTGCCAGCCCTTGAAGACATGCACTTCGTGGCCATGCTCTTCGACCGTGTCGTACACCGGCACGCGCTTGCCTTGCAATTCCCACAAAGCGTGGGGCATGCCTACGCTGGGGAACACCAGGTTGTTCCAACCCGTGGCCTTGGTTTCGTCAGGGTAGTAGGTACGCAAGTAGGTGTACAGGTAGTCGGCACCCGAACCACCGGCTCCTGCACGCGAGCGGGCAATCACGGTCAGAT belongs to Rhodoferax saidenbachensis and includes:
- a CDS encoding M23 family metallopeptidase, which produces MQLIITDAWLAKSRAFHLSGTKLVAALLGLSLVLMLVSLGMYHWVFLKGAREGWPIIGSLVKLVVKDEFAQRDRFMRENIEVMAKKLGEMQAKMLQLESLGERVSGLAGINPADIKIKPGQGGALVSGRDLSMEELQATLNDLDELAGQRADLMTVMESRLFEQKIKKMMVPTQLPVQGGNLGSVFGWRIDPITGKSALHTGLDFPADTGTAIFSAAGGVVVTQEFHPQYGNMIEIDHGNDLISRYAHTSRVFVKKGDLIKRGQKIAEVGTTGRSTGPHLHFEVLVQGVPQDPQKFLNAGRNLPSAPQVAKVTPAVTSAPVPQMAASAGQPAAQR
- a CDS encoding ClpXP protease specificity-enhancing factor — encoded protein: MIDAKDSSSTRPYLIRALYEWCTDNGFTPFIAVLVDERVRVPNEYVKDGEIVLNISFDATSALQLGNDFIEFKGRFGGVARDILVPVDRVLAIYARENGQGMAFPMLATSGDAPEETPASEAKVTVLTSVETPAEDNGPDTPRPPSGARPSLTRIK
- a CDS encoding glutathione S-transferase N-terminal domain-containing protein, which gives rise to MMVLYSGTTCPFSHRCRFVLFEKGMDFEIRDVDLYNKPEDISVMNPYGQVPILVERDLILYESNIINEYIDERFPHPQLMPGDPVDRARVRLFLLNFEKELFVHVSTLEARASKGNEKALEKARSHIRDRLTQLAPVFLKNKYMLGDNFSMLDVAIAPLLWRLDYYGIDLSKNAAPLLKYAERIFSRPAYIEALTPSEKVMRK
- a CDS encoding cytochrome c1; this translates as MKKIIITLVAALGFVAGAHASGGGHPLDKAPSKTNDLASLQNGAKLFVNYCLNCHSAAFMRFNRLKDIGLTDQQIKDNLLFTTEKVGETMKAAIDPKQAKEWFGANPPDLTVIARSRAGAGGSGADYLYTYLRTYYPDETKATGWNNLVFPSVGMPHALWELQGKRVPVYDTVEEHGHEVHVFKGWQQVTPGTMTPTQYDQAVGDLVNYLQWMGEPAQNTRVRVGVWVLLFLSVLTLFAWRLNAAFWKDVK